A stretch of Deltaproteobacteria bacterium DNA encodes these proteins:
- a CDS encoding thermonuclease family protein yields the protein MLREKVPIKIRLQAVDCPEKAQPFGARAKQFTSGMVFGKLVTVRVATKDKYGRTVAWVNVGGKSLNRELLKAGLAGHYRQYNKDKALAALEQEAHTAKRGLWADATPAPRWQ from the coding sequence GTGCTCCGCGAGAAGGTCCCCATCAAGATCCGGCTCCAGGCCGTTGACTGCCCAGAGAAGGCGCAGCCATTCGGCGCCAGGGCCAAGCAGTTCACCTCGGGGATGGTCTTCGGCAAGCTCGTCACTGTCAGGGTGGCCACGAAGGACAAGTACGGGCGGACCGTGGCCTGGGTCAACGTTGGCGGCAAGAGCCTCAACCGCGAGCTGCTGAAGGCGGGGCTGGCCGGGCACTACCGCCAGTACAACAAGGACAAAGCCCTCGCCGCTCTGGAGCAGGAAGCGCACACGGCGAAACGCGGGCTCTGGGCTGACGCGACCCCGGCGCCGCGGTGGCAATAG
- a CDS encoding type II toxin-antitoxin system HicB family antitoxin, translating into MKRPAMKQPRKFTVQYARDEDGWWVASVRGLRGCHTQGRSLDEARRRVREALSLCVEGAESAELVDVVKLPRDLELELRRAAALRRKAVALEEQAQAQVSSAARALRRAKISTRDAGRLLGLSHQRVHQVLGE; encoded by the coding sequence ATGAAGCGACCAGCGATGAAGCAACCTCGGAAGTTCACGGTGCAGTATGCGCGCGACGAGGACGGCTGGTGGGTAGCCTCGGTCCGGGGCCTTCGGGGCTGTCACACCCAAGGGCGGAGCCTCGACGAGGCCCGGCGGCGTGTCCGGGAGGCCCTCTCGCTCTGCGTGGAGGGTGCGGAGTCGGCCGAGCTCGTGGACGTGGTGAAGCTCCCCCGAGACCTCGAGCTCGAGCTCCGGCGCGCGGCGGCTCTGCGGCGGAAGGCCGTGGCCCTCGAGGAGCAAGCCCAGGCGCAAGTCAGCTCCGCGGCACGGGCCCTCCGGCGGGCGAAAATCAGCACGCGGGACGCCGGCCGGCTCCTCGGCCTTTCCCATCAGCGGGTTCATCAGGTCCTCGGGGAGTAG
- a CDS encoding helix-turn-helix transcriptional regulator, with product MVKRGRRGYDRLRALARRWFAENIRAERHRLELTQEEAAELVGFSLQYLQRIERQTVNVPLDTIARFAYAYEVDPCNLLRTVATPVQGRVRSRRGQRQASSGGRRRSS from the coding sequence ATGGTGAAACGGGGCCGACGAGGCTACGACCGGCTCCGGGCGCTTGCCCGGCGGTGGTTCGCGGAGAATATCCGTGCCGAACGCCATCGCCTTGAGCTCACCCAGGAAGAGGCCGCGGAACTCGTGGGGTTCTCGCTCCAGTACCTGCAACGCATTGAACGCCAGACCGTCAACGTTCCGCTCGACACCATCGCGCGGTTCGCTTATGCCTACGAAGTGGATCCCTGCAACCTCCTGCGGACTGTTGCCACGCCCGTTCAGGGGAGGGTCCGATCCCGTCGCGGCCAGCGTCAGGCAAGCTCCGGTGGTCGCCGCCGGAGTTCCTGA
- a CDS encoding type II toxin-antitoxin system HicA family toxin, whose product MTGKNLLKLLRSLGCVEERQAGSHVRVRCGKCYSTVPVHAGEDLGKGLLRQIERDLEPCLGKRWMGKR is encoded by the coding sequence GTGACGGGGAAGAACCTGCTCAAGCTCCTGCGGTCCCTGGGATGCGTGGAGGAGCGGCAGGCCGGCTCTCACGTTCGCGTTCGTTGCGGCAAGTGCTACAGCACGGTGCCCGTTCACGCGGGCGAGGACCTTGGCAAGGGCTTGCTGCGGCAGATTGAACGCGACCTCGAGCCCTGTTTGGGCAAGCGATGGATGGGCAAGCGATGA
- a CDS encoding TolC family protein: MTWADIVRLVDQHPRLAVGQSQIAAGRGGVRAAGAAPNPTLEASIGHGRARAGSDSMVEWGLALNIPLGWIAQRRSRIDAAEAELHMAAAEAKAVRREVLLQLGSLFWNLAYDQARVDALVALATQTAGFARAVGIRVTKGEARPIELPRVEVEREKVSGELEAARISLEARQAQLSVWLGAPTGRRITVRAEWNGIPPPLDLGTVRAWTRKRHPLLSVAQAKVRGLEAELRTEKLARVPPVTISGFTNHELDRRVYGAGLSIELPIWNWNSGKIAQAKARLAVGQRQLAAARLELESSVVEAEAACRSGSRLAARFKNAVLPPSEKSAATVERMYLLGEASLLEVIDARRTLLDARRSYLGTLAQAQIDCSRLRAIVGKELP, encoded by the coding sequence GTGACCTGGGCGGACATCGTTCGCCTAGTCGACCAGCACCCTCGGCTCGCGGTTGGACAGTCACAGATCGCCGCCGGACGCGGAGGCGTTCGGGCCGCTGGCGCCGCACCCAATCCGACGCTCGAGGCCAGCATCGGGCACGGCCGCGCTCGCGCTGGCAGCGACTCGATGGTCGAGTGGGGCCTGGCCCTGAACATCCCGCTCGGCTGGATCGCGCAGCGGCGCTCTCGGATCGACGCCGCCGAGGCCGAGCTGCATATGGCTGCGGCCGAGGCCAAGGCGGTCCGTCGGGAGGTCCTGCTCCAACTCGGCTCGCTCTTCTGGAACTTGGCCTACGACCAGGCCCGCGTGGACGCGCTCGTGGCGCTCGCGACGCAAACAGCGGGTTTCGCGCGCGCGGTGGGGATCAGGGTCACGAAGGGCGAGGCCCGACCCATCGAGCTGCCTCGCGTCGAGGTGGAGCGGGAGAAAGTCAGCGGCGAGCTCGAGGCGGCACGCATCTCGCTCGAGGCGCGGCAGGCACAGCTCTCGGTGTGGTTGGGTGCCCCGACGGGAAGGCGGATCACCGTCAGAGCGGAGTGGAACGGCATTCCGCCGCCGCTGGACCTGGGGACGGTGCGGGCCTGGACCCGGAAGCGCCACCCGCTTCTCTCAGTGGCCCAGGCCAAGGTTCGCGGGCTCGAGGCCGAGCTCCGGACCGAGAAGCTCGCGCGGGTGCCGCCCGTCACGATCTCAGGCTTCACCAACCACGAGCTGGACCGGCGCGTTTACGGCGCGGGCCTGTCAATCGAGCTCCCGATCTGGAACTGGAACTCGGGGAAGATCGCCCAGGCCAAAGCCCGGCTCGCCGTGGGTCAGCGGCAGCTCGCGGCCGCGAGGCTCGAGCTCGAATCCTCGGTCGTCGAGGCGGAGGCGGCCTGTCGCTCCGGATCGCGCCTCGCTGCCCGCTTCAAGAACGCCGTGCTGCCTCCCTCCGAAAAGTCGGCGGCCACGGTGGAGAGAATGTACCTCCTCGGAGAGGCGAGCCTGCTCGAGGTCATCGACGCGCGGCGCACCTTGCTCGACGCCCGCCGGTCGTACCTCGGGACCCTCGCCCAGGCCCAGATCGATTGCAGCCGCCTGCGGGCGATCGTCGGGAAGGAGCTGCCATGA
- a CDS encoding helix-turn-helix transcriptional regulator, with translation MIPVPPSGPVEGAELREKCSVFSLDEARVQRSRESLLPDEQARLVAETFKVLGHPSRLKVIRALAAGELCVCEISEVVGLSVSATSHQLQQLRNLRLVRSRSEGKLVHYSLHERFVARLIDDCAGHVSARGQPA, from the coding sequence ATGATCCCCGTACCGCCATCGGGCCCCGTCGAGGGAGCTGAGTTGCGCGAGAAGTGCAGTGTCTTCTCTCTTGACGAGGCGCGTGTCCAGCGTAGCCGCGAATCGCTCCTCCCCGATGAGCAAGCGCGGCTCGTTGCCGAAACGTTCAAGGTGCTTGGTCACCCGTCGCGCTTGAAGGTGATCCGGGCTCTCGCCGCTGGTGAGTTATGTGTCTGCGAGATCTCCGAGGTGGTTGGTCTGTCCGTCTCGGCGACCTCGCACCAGCTCCAGCAGCTGCGGAACCTCCGTCTGGTCCGCTCTCGGTCGGAGGGCAAGCTCGTCCACTACTCGCTGCACGAACGCTTCGTCGCCAGGCTCATCGACGACTGTGCGGGTCATGTCTCGGCCAGGGGGCAGCCAGCATGA
- a CDS encoding efflux RND transporter periplasmic adaptor subunit, whose product MRSHRIAGIVVIALGGAWSCNKGSQRTSESTSPKSEAKASPKANESDGHGHGGHDDGKEAKRPSDLDRPVAELFAATCEHKKKTFECGECRYEIGVVRAPRSLLDGGLIKIAKAARQRVAAPVTLSGEVRFDERRVAHVSTQTEGIVKAAFVRLGDLVKKGQPMIELQSVAVGEAQASFLEAQATRELARRNYERVAALRKENIASEKEYLQARQELEAAKIRLEGALGKLTRLGMGSGAASGLTQSSARGRLVLRAPVDGSVLILHAVPGEIAKTQESLVTVGDNARVWVWANLYERDIATVTEAQAKQKLAAAVAVKAYPKEEFAGTVDFLSPAMDEASRTVKVRVEVKNPDRRLLAGMFATVKLFLPGNDEALTVPKEAVLEDEGRSFVFIHHHGDYYVRRPITPGRTWAGLVEIRKGLSAGQEVVGDGAFLMKSDVLRSKMGAGCAD is encoded by the coding sequence ATGAGAAGCCATCGAATCGCTGGCATCGTCGTCATCGCCCTCGGTGGGGCGTGGTCCTGCAACAAGGGCAGCCAACGCACCTCCGAGTCAACCTCGCCGAAGTCGGAAGCCAAGGCCAGCCCGAAGGCCAATGAGTCAGACGGTCACGGGCACGGCGGACACGACGACGGCAAGGAGGCCAAAAGACCCTCCGATCTCGATCGCCCGGTGGCGGAGCTCTTCGCGGCAACCTGCGAGCACAAGAAGAAGACCTTCGAGTGCGGCGAGTGCCGCTACGAGATCGGCGTCGTCCGGGCGCCGCGGAGCCTGCTCGACGGCGGCCTGATCAAGATCGCCAAGGCGGCCCGGCAGCGAGTGGCCGCGCCGGTAACCCTGAGCGGAGAGGTGCGCTTCGACGAGCGGCGCGTCGCCCACGTCAGCACGCAGACGGAGGGGATCGTGAAGGCCGCGTTCGTCCGACTCGGCGACCTCGTCAAGAAAGGCCAGCCGATGATCGAGCTCCAGAGCGTGGCGGTCGGCGAGGCCCAAGCCTCGTTCCTCGAGGCGCAGGCGACGCGGGAGCTCGCGCGACGGAACTACGAGCGGGTGGCCGCGCTGCGCAAGGAGAACATCGCCTCCGAGAAGGAGTACCTCCAGGCGCGACAGGAGCTCGAGGCGGCCAAGATCCGGCTGGAGGGCGCGCTCGGCAAGCTCACCCGCCTCGGTATGGGCAGCGGCGCGGCGAGCGGGCTTACCCAGTCGAGCGCCCGCGGGCGGCTCGTGCTCCGCGCCCCGGTCGACGGCTCGGTCCTCATCCTGCACGCTGTGCCGGGCGAGATCGCCAAGACCCAGGAGTCCCTGGTGACGGTCGGCGACAACGCCAGGGTCTGGGTCTGGGCCAACCTCTACGAGCGCGACATCGCCACCGTGACCGAGGCCCAGGCCAAACAGAAGCTCGCCGCGGCGGTCGCGGTCAAGGCCTACCCGAAAGAGGAGTTTGCCGGGACGGTTGACTTCCTGAGCCCCGCGATGGACGAGGCGTCGCGGACCGTGAAGGTCCGGGTGGAGGTGAAGAACCCGGACCGACGGCTGCTCGCCGGCATGTTCGCCACGGTCAAGCTCTTCCTCCCGGGGAACGACGAGGCGCTTACTGTCCCCAAGGAGGCGGTGCTCGAGGACGAGGGCCGGTCGTTCGTCTTCATTCACCATCACGGCGACTACTACGTGCGGCGCCCGATCACACCGGGGCGGACCTGGGCCGGCCTGGTCGAGATACGCAAGGGCCTCTCCGCGGGTCAGGAGGTCGTTGGTGACGGCGCCTTCCTCATGAAGTCCGACGTGCTGCGCTCGAAGATGGGCGCGGGCTGCGCGGATTGA
- a CDS encoding efflux RND transporter permease subunit translates to MKKITFLLKNRLLVLLGTAVLVAAGVFAWLHLPIDAFPDVTNTQVMILSKSPGLAAVDVEQRVSYPIEQVMRGLPRVKQVRSLSKAGLSQVVIIFEDGADTYWTRQVVFERLSMAREQLPPGVDPELGPISTGLGEILQYTLEGDRKGAMELRTVQDWIVSPLLKPISGVNEVNSFGGEVKQYQVLVSPEKLVKYGLTVNDVVGAVEQGNANAGGGVVVRGWEQLYMRGVGLLKDIPDIERIVLKSKDGAPVYVRDVAEIVIGAEPRQGAVSRDGKGEVVAGMIIMLKGANSQDVVSRVKESISKIQSTLPEGVRLNVFYDRTSLIEACIKTVVDALLEGGIFVILILFLFVAEFRTALIVVFSLPLTFLVSFIFMGSAGISSNLMSLGGLAFSVGMVVDASIVVVENIRRHLAHRTEREHKRRVVAEALREVARPVAFSVLIIAIILVPLFTLQGIEGKMFAPLAATMLIALLVSLVVALTVIPVLSEIFLKQTPEKEFGFIRRFHRAYVRLLGRAVRRPGVTLGISGGVLVASLVLLPFMGTEFMPPLDEGSIAVNVVRLPNASLDGSVKVATFMEQRLRKFPEVEAVVSKTGRAEISEDPMGPEQTDVFIMLKPRKTWGTGRDKAALVEVIQKDLAQIPGLRFSFSQPIALRVNELISGVKSDLAVKVFGPDLEVLKKFADRAASVLQGIEGARDVKVEQVSGMNQLDVVIDREAVARHGIKIGDVNAAIETTVAGKKATTMIEEQRRFAVVVRFPESARGDIAELERLLVTAPAGERVPLSQIAKFQIVEAPAQVSRENGMRRVVAEANIRGRDLGGFVSEVQAKLAPLVKELRSGYYVEYGGQFENQQRAMRQLAIVVPVALLLIMVLLYMALGSIWSSLLVLLNLPFALVGGVIAVVAFQMPVSVSAAVAFIVLLGIAVQNGVVLVAFFRQLREQGESVAETVTKGCDLRFRPLLMTALTSFIGHLPMLYATGSGADIQKPLAVVVMGGLITSTLLTLIVLPTIYSLFATRFALAKAEIEP, encoded by the coding sequence GTGAAAAAGATCACTTTCCTTCTGAAGAACCGGCTCCTCGTGCTCCTCGGCACCGCGGTCCTCGTCGCCGCGGGCGTCTTCGCCTGGCTACACCTGCCGATCGATGCCTTCCCGGACGTGACCAACACGCAGGTCATGATCCTCTCGAAGTCCCCCGGGCTCGCGGCGGTCGACGTCGAGCAGCGGGTGAGCTACCCCATCGAACAAGTGATGCGCGGCCTGCCTCGCGTGAAGCAAGTGCGGTCGCTGTCCAAGGCCGGGCTCTCGCAGGTGGTCATTATCTTCGAGGACGGCGCGGATACCTACTGGACCCGTCAGGTCGTCTTCGAGCGCCTCAGCATGGCGCGCGAGCAGCTTCCTCCGGGCGTGGACCCCGAGCTGGGGCCGATCTCCACTGGCCTCGGTGAGATCCTCCAGTACACGCTAGAGGGCGACCGGAAGGGCGCGATGGAGCTGCGCACGGTCCAGGACTGGATCGTCTCGCCGCTGCTCAAGCCTATCTCCGGGGTGAACGAGGTCAACAGCTTCGGCGGCGAGGTCAAGCAGTACCAGGTCTTGGTATCGCCCGAGAAGCTCGTCAAGTACGGCCTGACCGTCAACGACGTCGTGGGGGCTGTCGAGCAGGGCAACGCCAACGCGGGTGGGGGCGTCGTGGTGCGAGGCTGGGAGCAGCTCTACATGCGCGGCGTGGGCCTGCTCAAGGACATCCCGGACATCGAGCGCATCGTGCTCAAGTCCAAGGACGGCGCGCCGGTCTACGTGCGGGACGTGGCGGAGATCGTCATCGGCGCCGAGCCCCGCCAGGGAGCGGTCTCGCGAGACGGCAAGGGCGAGGTCGTGGCCGGCATGATCATCATGCTCAAGGGCGCGAACTCCCAGGACGTCGTCAGCCGGGTCAAGGAGTCGATCAGCAAGATCCAGAGCACGCTCCCCGAGGGGGTACGCCTCAACGTCTTCTACGACCGGACCTCGCTCATCGAGGCGTGCATCAAGACCGTGGTCGACGCGCTCCTCGAGGGCGGCATCTTCGTCATCCTGATCCTCTTTCTGTTCGTCGCGGAGTTCAGGACCGCGCTCATCGTCGTGTTCTCGCTGCCGCTCACCTTCCTGGTGAGCTTCATCTTCATGGGCTCGGCAGGCATCAGCTCGAACCTGATGAGCCTCGGGGGTCTGGCGTTCTCCGTCGGCATGGTGGTCGACGCCTCGATCGTGGTCGTCGAGAACATCCGGAGGCACCTCGCGCACCGGACCGAGAGGGAGCACAAGCGCCGGGTGGTGGCCGAGGCGCTCCGCGAGGTCGCGCGGCCGGTCGCCTTCTCGGTGCTCATCATCGCCATCATCCTGGTCCCGCTCTTCACCCTGCAGGGGATCGAGGGCAAGATGTTCGCTCCGCTCGCGGCGACCATGCTCATCGCGCTCCTGGTCTCGCTCGTAGTGGCGCTGACCGTCATCCCCGTCCTCTCGGAGATCTTCCTCAAGCAGACCCCCGAGAAGGAGTTCGGCTTCATCCGTCGCTTTCACCGGGCCTACGTGCGGCTGCTCGGCCGCGCGGTACGGCGCCCGGGCGTGACGCTCGGGATCTCGGGCGGCGTGCTCGTCGCCTCGCTGGTGCTCCTCCCCTTCATGGGCACGGAGTTCATGCCGCCGCTCGACGAGGGCTCCATCGCGGTCAACGTGGTGCGGCTTCCGAACGCCTCGCTCGACGGTTCGGTGAAGGTCGCGACCTTCATGGAGCAGCGCCTGCGCAAGTTCCCCGAGGTCGAGGCCGTGGTGAGCAAGACCGGCCGCGCCGAGATCTCGGAGGACCCGATGGGGCCGGAGCAGACGGACGTGTTCATCATGCTCAAGCCGCGCAAGACGTGGGGCACAGGACGTGACAAGGCGGCCCTGGTCGAGGTCATCCAGAAGGACCTCGCGCAGATCCCGGGCCTACGCTTCTCGTTCTCGCAACCGATCGCGCTCCGGGTGAACGAGCTCATCTCCGGCGTCAAGAGCGACCTCGCGGTCAAGGTCTTTGGCCCGGACCTCGAGGTGCTCAAGAAGTTCGCGGATCGCGCCGCGTCGGTGCTGCAAGGGATCGAGGGCGCACGGGATGTGAAGGTCGAGCAGGTGTCCGGAATGAACCAGCTCGACGTGGTCATCGACCGCGAGGCGGTGGCCCGGCACGGCATCAAGATCGGCGACGTCAACGCCGCGATCGAGACCACCGTCGCGGGCAAGAAGGCCACGACCATGATCGAGGAGCAGCGCCGATTCGCGGTGGTCGTGCGGTTCCCCGAGTCCGCGCGAGGCGACATAGCGGAGCTCGAGCGGCTGCTGGTCACGGCCCCGGCCGGCGAGCGCGTGCCGCTCTCCCAGATCGCGAAGTTTCAGATCGTCGAGGCGCCCGCGCAGGTGAGCCGCGAGAACGGCATGCGGCGCGTGGTGGCCGAGGCCAACATCCGCGGCCGCGACCTGGGCGGGTTCGTGAGCGAGGTCCAGGCCAAGCTCGCACCCCTCGTGAAGGAGCTGCGGTCCGGCTACTACGTGGAGTACGGGGGCCAGTTCGAGAACCAACAGCGCGCCATGCGCCAGCTCGCCATCGTGGTTCCGGTAGCGCTCCTCTTGATCATGGTGCTGCTGTACATGGCGCTCGGGTCGATCTGGAGCTCCCTGCTCGTCCTGCTCAACCTGCCGTTCGCGCTCGTCGGCGGGGTAATCGCCGTCGTCGCCTTCCAGATGCCGGTGTCGGTGTCTGCCGCGGTCGCCTTCATCGTGCTCCTCGGCATCGCCGTCCAGAACGGCGTCGTCCTCGTGGCGTTCTTCCGCCAGCTCCGCGAGCAGGGAGAATCCGTGGCCGAAACCGTGACTAAGGGCTGTGACCTCCGCTTCCGCCCGCTACTCATGACCGCGCTCACGAGCTTCATCGGCCACCTGCCGATGCTCTACGCGACGGGCTCCGGGGCGGACATCCAGAAGCCTCTCGCCGTGGTGGTCATGGGCGGGCTCATCACCTCGACGCTGCTCACGCTCATCGTGCTCCCGACGATCTACTCGCTGTTCGCAACCCGCTTCGCCCTTGCCAAGGCAGAGATCGAGCCGTAG